Part of the Arthrobacter globiformis genome is shown below.
GCCCTGAATTAACCCTTAACCTTCAGCCTGCGAAGTTTCGCCTTTGGACACCTTCACCCTTGTGCTGAGGCGCGGGACCCCGGCGGCCGCGACCAGCAGCGCGAGGAGCCCCAGGCCCAGCGGGAGTGAGGCGGCGGTGGCGACGGCTCCCACCAGGAGCGGGCCGCCGGCGTCGCCGAGTTCGCGTCCCAGCTCGACCGAGCCCATGGTCCGCCCCATCCGGTCCTTCGGCGTGCTGTCAGCCAAATGCGCAAAGCCCAGCGGCGTGGCCGCGCCGACGCCGGCCCCAATGACCGCCGCGGCGATAAAGATGGTGGCCGGGCCCGGCGCGGCGGCCACCAGGGCGACCCCGGCAGCGGTGAGCAACAGTCCGGTGCGCATTCCGCCGGCGTCGCCGATGCGGTGCATGTCGCGCATCGCTCCGATCCGCGGCTGGACCAGCAGGGAGGCGACGGCCAGCACACTGACGGCGGCAGTGCCGGCCACCGGATCAAGGCCGTGCTGCACCGCCAGGGCCGGAAGGAAACCGATAGCCGCCCCCATGGCCGCCATCGATGCCGCCAGCACCAGGGTGGGCACCAGAAACCTGCGCTCCGCAACCTGCCGGGCGAGGTCCAGCACGGTGTACCGCTGGCGCGGGAGCGGCGGCAGGTGCGGCACGGCGAGGAGGACCCACACGGCGGTGGCAGCGGCAAGCGCGGACAGAGCCCCGAACAGCAGCGCAAAGCCGCCGGCGGCAATCAGCCCGGCGCCTAGCAGCGGGCCGATCACATAACCGAGGCTCTTCCAGGACCCATACCGGCCGAAGAACGTCCCGGCGTTCTTCCCGGCCGAGAGGCGGGCCACCATCGCCGAGGACGCCGGCGAGAACGCCGAGGCGGCGGCACCCTGGCCCAGGCGGGCAACGCCCAGCAGCAACGGATCCGCGGCCCACAGGCCGATCAGGGACAGTGCGGCGAAGCCGATGAGTCCGCCGACGATGACCGGCTTGGCGCCGATCCGGTCGCTCAACGCGCCAAAAACGGGCTTGAGGAACACCTCGGAGATGTCGTAGACGGCCAGCAGGATTCCCAGGTTCAGCAGGGTCAGGCCGATATTGCCGCTCTGGGCGCCCAT
Proteins encoded:
- a CDS encoding MFS transporter, which codes for MTHPTPARQPAVPLYAAGFVTAFGAHSIAAGMGAQSGNIGLTLLNLGILLAVYDISEVFLKPVFGALSDRIGAKPVIVGGLIGFAALSLIGLWAADPLLLGVARLGQGAAASAFSPASSAMVARLSAGKNAGTFFGRYGSWKSLGYVIGPLLGAGLIAAGGFALLFGALSALAAATAVWVLLAVPHLPPLPRQRYTVLDLARQVAERRFLVPTLVLAASMAAMGAAIGFLPALAVQHGLDPVAGTAAVSVLAVASLLVQPRIGAMRDMHRIGDAGGMRTGLLLTAAGVALVAAAPGPATIFIAAAVIGAGVGAATPLGFAHLADSTPKDRMGRTMGSVELGRELGDAGGPLLVGAVATAASLPLGLGLLALLVAAAGVPRLSTRVKVSKGETSQAEG